A DNA window from Nerophis lumbriciformis linkage group LG03, RoL_Nlum_v2.1, whole genome shotgun sequence contains the following coding sequences:
- the LOC133579891 gene encoding multidrug and toxin extrusion protein 1-like, translating into MEQLPCKRDDRGPSTGSEEGAAAAKGTCSKVYEWLPKAYREELFEVLKLTGPLLLFRILNFLLPLVITIFCGHIGNAELAGYALASATINVSTTAMVEGLTLACDTLISQTFGSKNLKRVGIILQRSWLILLLFCLPCWAVLINAHHILLLMHQDRQVARIAHIYMMAFLPAVPAMFLHQLQVAYLQNQGIILPQMYTAAVANVLNLALNYGLIVLLQLGILGSAVANSLTHISICLFLFAYIRWKKLHQATWSGWSTECLQDWGSYMKLAVPSTFMMCFEWWIWEIGGFLAGVLGEVDLAAQHVMVEISAITYMFPSGIQAAACVRVGNALGAGDTARAIITCKVALTIAGLLAVFQGVVIASSKFVLGYVFTSDHNIVAIVSDNLTIYTFLQFFDSILCVCSGILVGCGMQKIAAVSNLVGYYFIGLPVGVALMFAARLRIFGLWLGLLTCVCLEASFLLILIFKMNWRKVTQKAEVRAGKNVLVTSKRGVSDEAKEDDKKASRSGDGTGRPLSVTQLVLRRGLAVFAAVTVLAAGVITRVVFPVPEMSTWSNFTQSWANNSAPTPTVWTEQNP; encoded by the exons CTGCTGTTTCGGATTCTGAACTTCTTGCTGCCTCTTGTCATCACCATCTTCTGTGGTCACATTGGCAACGCAGAGCTGGCTGGATACGCTCTGGCATCAGCG ACCATCAACGTGAGCACCACGGCGATGGTGGAGGGCCTGACGCTGGCTTGCGACACACTCATCTCTCAG ACGTTCGGCAGCAAAAACCTGAAGCGTGTGGGCATCATTCTGCAGAGGAGCTGGCTCATCCTGCTGCTCTTCTGCTTGCCCTGCTGGGCCGTGCTCATCAACGCGCATCACATCCTGCTGCTCATGCACCAGGACCGCCAGGTTGCCAG GATAGCACACATCTACATGATGGCCTTTCTACCCGCTGTTCCt GCCATGTTTTTGCATCAGCTGCAGGTGGCCTACCTGCAAAATCAA GGCATCATTCTGCCTCAGATGTACACGGCGGCGGTGGCCAACGTTTTAAACTTGGCGCTCAACTACGGCCTGATCGTCCTCTTGCAGTTGGGTatcct CGGCTCGGCGGTGGCGAACAGCCTGACTCACATTAGCATCTGCCTGTTCCTTTTCGCCTACATCCGATGGAAGAAGCTCCACCAGGCCACGTGGAGCG GCTGGTCCACAGAGTGCCTGCAGGACTGGGGGTCCTACATGAAGCTGGCGGTGCCCAGCACCTTCATGATGTGCTTTGAGTGGTGGATCTGGGAGATCGGGGGCTTCCTCGCTG GCGTTCTGGGCGAGGTGGACCTGGCAGCCCAGCATGTGATGGTGGAGATCTCAGCCATCACCTACATG TTTCCTTCGGGTATCCAAGCAGCTGCCTGTGTGCGCGTGGGCAACGCCCTGGGAGCAGGGGACACCGCCCGCGCCATAATCACCTGCAAAGTGGCTCTGACTATAGCAG GACTGCTCGCCGTGTTCCAGGGTGTGGTCATCGCCAGCTCCAAGTTCGTCCTGGGCTATGTCTTCACGTCGGACCA CAACATTGTGGCCATCGTGTCCGACAACCTGACCATCTACACTTTTCTACAATTCTTCGACTCCATTCTG TGCGTCTGCTCGGGAATCCTGGTGGGCTGCGGAATGCAGAAGATCGCTGCCGTGTCCAACCTGGTGGGCTACTACTTCATCGGCCTGCCAGTAGGGGTCGCCCTCATGTTTGCAGCCCGCCTCAGGATATTTG GCTTGTGGCTCGGTCTCCTGACCTGCGTTTGTCTCGAGGCGTCTTTCCTCCTCATTCTCATCTTCAAAATGAACTGGAGAAAAGTCACACAAAAG GCTGAAGTGCGAGCTGGGAAGAATGTCCTGGTGACATCAAAGCGTGGCGTGTCGGATGAGGCGAAG GAGGACGACAAAAAAGCTTCCAGAAGCGGCGACGGCACTGGCAGGCCGCTGTCAGTCACTCAGCTCGTGTTGAGAAGAGGGCTCGCCGTCTTTGCCGCGGTGACCGTTTTAGCGGCCGGCGTCATCACGCGTGTCGTGTTCCCGGTACCGGAAATGTCAACATGGAGTAATTTTACACAAAGCTGGGCCAACAACTCCGCCCCCACGCCGACTGTTTGGACTGAGCAAAACCCATGA